The Halomonas binhaiensis nucleotide sequence CGAACAGGGCGGGTACATTGAGACGGCGTTTTCTCAGTAGATAGTAGTCTGCAACCATGATGCCCCCCACCGCCGACAGTACTGCACCGTAATAACTCAGAAAGGTGAATAGATTGTCGAGAATCAGCCATGGCATAACTGCCGTGCCAATAATGCCGGCCAGCACCAGAGCCAGTGGATAAGACAGTCGAGGAGCACCTGCATTGACGAAAGTAAGGGCCGCGGGAATCAGGTTGGCAGCGTTGTTGGTGGACCACTGAGCAAGAATCACCATCAACAGCAACACGATCAGAGTGAAACCGCCTCCTTGGGCCTGAATCACTGTTACTGGGTTCCAGTCACCAGCGGCAATGAACGAGACGCCACCAATCAGGGCAATCCATGCCTGGGTCACCGGCAGGGCGAGAAACTGTGCCACGAACACGTTGCGGTTGCGGGCAAAGAAACTGCGCTCATCGCCCGAAGTACTGAGGAATCGTGTCAGGTTGGGAATGTCGACTGCCAATGCCGACCAGAAAGCCATATTGGCAAAGAACAGTCCGATGATGGAAATGTCCTGGTCGCCGGCAAAAGTCCAGATGTTGACACCTTTGGCCTTTGCCATGACATCCAGTGTGAAGTACATCCAGACCGAAATGGCCACAATGCAGGGTGCCGCAATCGACGCGAGTAGCTCAACGGCACGAATGCCTAAAGCCGTGTTGACGATCTGTACAGTAGCGAACAGCAGATACCACAGTATCCAGTTATCGAACCCCCACAGGTATTCGACGATACCGTTGAGCGCCAGTGCTCCCAGGTAAGTCTGTATGCCGAACCAGATAGCGGCAACGATACCGCGTGATACTGCGGGTAAATGAGTTCCTTTGATACCGAATGGAGCGCGTAGATAGACTGCAAAGGACAGCCCGTGCTCTGTACCGATGTCAGCAGTCAGAGTCATGACGATACCCAGCACCAAGTTAGCGGCGAAGATGACCGCGACCACTTGCATCAGTGACAGTCCCGCGACGCCTCCTGCGCCGAGCTGGAAGGTCGCAATGATCACGGCCATGCCGATCCATAGCCAGATGAAGCCCCAGAAGCCGATGGTACGTTGACTGAGCCAGACCGGAACAATCGAGGGTTCCAGTAGATGCTGGTTGTTATTGGGGGAGGCATCCAAGTGTGGCGCGGTGTTATCAAGAGGCTGCGAATGTGGCACGGAATGGTCCCTTCTGGAGTTGTTGTATGAGGAAGGCATTTTGTTGTCTTTGGGATGACTTAGCCTTGCTTAA carries:
- a CDS encoding NCS1 family transporter, giving the protein MPHSQPLDNTAPHLDASPNNNQHLLEPSIVPVWLSQRTIGFWGFIWLWIGMAVIIATFQLGAGGVAGLSLMQVVAVIFAANLVLGIVMTLTADIGTEHGLSFAVYLRAPFGIKGTHLPAVSRGIVAAIWFGIQTYLGALALNGIVEYLWGFDNWILWYLLFATVQIVNTALGIRAVELLASIAAPCIVAISVWMYFTLDVMAKAKGVNIWTFAGDQDISIIGLFFANMAFWSALAVDIPNLTRFLSTSGDERSFFARNRNVFVAQFLALPVTQAWIALIGGVSFIAAGDWNPVTVIQAQGGGFTLIVLLLMVILAQWSTNNAANLIPAALTFVNAGAPRLSYPLALVLAGIIGTAVMPWLILDNLFTFLSYYGAVLSAVGGIMVADYYLLRKRRLNVPALFDSEGQFRFANGYNPAGLIAWLAGGAMALIFLEYAYAVGFITALIVYLILMKTWIMPRYPQAEIDTRDGDSYLATSVGLSWVYTKNGRFDRLTNDQIPASALKREDR